The Staphylococcus haemolyticus region GACAAAGTTAATCAACAAATTCGACAACCATTGCGAGAGGACATGTCATTTTTAACGCGTTTTATTAATAGCTCTGAGGTTAATCATGATGTATTAAATCAACATTACGAAATAGATTCAAGTTTATTTTCCAATTTATATCAACCTCAAACGAGTATAAGTAATACTTATGTACTTACTTTTAGTGATGAAGTGCTTAAAGCAATTACTAATTTTGTAGAAAAACAATCCAATCCGTTATTTAATCAAGCGATTGATCATACACAAGCTCAAGGTTTAACAGAAGAAACTAATGATGATCTACAGATATATGAGCATTATATTGAATTACAAAATTTAAAAGAATCTCTAACTACTAAAAATTATCAACATTATTATATCCATATGGATGACTCTTTAGATAAATTAATAGGTAGAACTGAAGCAAACTATATAGTAGAAAGCAATGATCAAGTTTTAGAAAAAGAAGAGAAAGCCTCTGATGAAAATTCAAATGAGCGTAATACTAAAAAGGTTAACATTCAAGAAGCATTAAACATTATTGAACCTGTACCATTATTTGATAGAACAAAAAATGATATTAAAGATACGTTAGAACGATTAGAAAATAAACTTGTCAAAATTGGTGTATTTGGTACGTTCAGTGCAGGAAAAAGTAGTTTAATTAATGCCTTATTAGGTGGGCAATACTTAGTAAGTTCACCGAATCCTACAACTGCAGCTACGACTGAATTATCTTACGGTGAGGATAGTCAAATCACACTTAAAACTGAAGAACAACTATTAAATGAACTTAATCAACTCATTGAATACCATAATGTTTCTTTCGAATCACTCGAAGCATTTGTCCAATCTGATGTACAACAATTAAAAAACAAATTAGAAAAGAACCAACTTGCTTTTGTAAGTGCAGCTCACAAACATTTTTCTATGTATAAAGATATGTTGGATGAAGGTGTGAAACATACGATTTCTCAAGAGGAAATAAAAAAATGGAGTGCTGAAGATGAGTTTGCTACTTTTGTTAAAACTGTGCACATCAATTTACCATTAGAATGGTTGAAAGGAAAAATAATCGTTGATTCATTAGGCTTACATTCAAACAATCAACGTCATACAAATGAAACTGAACAAATTTTAACTTCATCCGATTTAATTTTATATGTGAGTTATTTTAATCATTCATTTACAGATAATGATAAAAACTTCATCGAACATATGAAAGAGATGAATCAACTTAATGAAAATCAAGCATTTAAAATGGTTATCAACGCTGTAGACCTTGCAGAAAACAGTGATGATTTAGCTGCGGTAAAACATTACGTTAAAGATGCTTTAACTCAAGTAAACTTGAAGTCAGATATCTTTGGTGTTTCAAGTAGACAAGCATTGAGAGGGAACGATGAAGGTATTAATCAGCTGCGTCATAGCATTGACCAATTTGTAGAAGTTGATTCAAATATAATTTTAGAGCAACAAATGGTTAAACAACTTGAGCAAATCAATATTTCTTTCGAAGAGATGATTCATGATTATAAAACTAACCAATCTCATATTGAACAACGCCAGCAACAATTGAAGAAATATCAAAATGAACAAAGGTTACCGAATCAATTGCTATTTACTACCGAACAACATACTAATAATGAAGTTGAAGATCAGATTTATCATTTAAATGGCAGATTAAAATTACAATTATTGGATGATGTTAAAAGTATATATAATAGTCAGATGACTCAAAATAGTGATTTTAATGACGAAAAGAAAATTTCTTCTAAAGCATTTTTAGATCAAATACATCAACGACTATATTTAGAACAAAGTTTATTAGTTGAACGAATTAAGAAATATTATAATCGTCAACTTAGCGAACAAGTCGCACCGACAATCCAAAAATTAAATCAATTGCATGTATTTATTAATACTGATTTTTCAATTATGCCTAATTTTACCGAAAAGGCATTCTTGCGTGTTGATTTAAATGATATGATTAATGCTTTACCTAAACAATTAACGAAACGTCGAATTTTGAATCCAAATACTCAACGAGAGTTACAAGAACTAATCAGTTCAAATACGTTAGAGTTATTGCAAAATCAAATTAGTGAATTTAGACAGGCATTGATTCAGTATGTTGCTTCAATGAATAAAGAAGCTGAAGAGAAATTAGCGCAAATTGAGGATGAGATTCAAGATCAAATCGATGAATTATTATCATTTAATTTAGACAATACATTAATCGAGCAATTACGTATTGCGAATCAAAAATTAAACGCACTATTAAAATAGAAGGAAGGCACAAAATATGGAAAATCGTGTCCTATTAGTAGATGGAATGGCTTTATTATTTAGACATTTCTATGCTACAAGTTTACACAATCAATTTATGTATAATTCAAAAGGTATACCAACTAACGGAATTCAAGGTTTCGTTAGACATATCTTCACAGCAATAAATGAAATCAATCCTAGTCATGTAGCCGTATGTTGGGATATGGGACAATCCACTTTTAGAAATGATATGTATACTGACTATAAGCAAAATCGTCCAGCACCACCAGAAGAGCTTATTCCACAGTTTGACTACGTCAAAGAAATTTCAGACCAATTTGGATTTATAAATGTTGGAATGACTAATTATGAAGCTGATGATGTGATAGGAACTTTGGCAAGAACATTTTCTGATAATAACGAGGTCCACATCATCACTGGAGATAAAGACTTATTACAATGCATTAATAATAATGTAGAAGTTTGGTTAATAAAGAAAGGATTTAATATTTATAATCGTTATACCTTAGCTCGTTTTAATGAAGAATATCAGTTAAATCCACAGCAACTAATTGATATTAAAGCTTTTATGGGTGATAGTGCAGATGGATATCCCGGTGTAAAAGGAATAGGGGAGAAAACAGCCCTCAAATTAATTCAAACCTATGGAAGTGTTGAAAATGTACTTTCAAATATAGATCAATTGACACCTGCACAACGCAAAAAAATTGAAGCTGACAAAGATAATTTAACTTTATCTAAGCGATTGGCTGAAATATATACCGAAGTGCCACTTAATAGTGTGGAGATTTATAGAGATATGGCTTATGCACACTCATTAAATCAGATACTTTCAATTTGCAATGAACATGAACTTTATGTTTCTGGAAAATATATATCAACAAAGTTATAACTTAGGACAAAGACTCGAGACTGTAATATGTTTCGAGCCTTTTTTAACTACATTTAAATGATGTTCAATATATATTTATTTTTATATTAATAATTAAAATTCTAATTCACACACAATTAAATTAATGCTACAATTAAACAGAACAACTATTGAATTGTTCATTTCAAAAATGATAATTGAAATTTAATACCCGAGAGGAGTTATAAAACTTTTGTCGAGTAATTTTTTATGCTCTAATATTAAGCAAAAATTCAGACAATATTCATGGTAACTTAATTATCAATCCATTTGATATTGAGCTATGTGTTATCGGAATTCCTTTTCAAAAAAATACTCATAACATCAACATCAAGAATATACAACATAGAATAGGAGAGAAGCGCATCAATGAATTATCGAGATAAACTGCAAAAGTTCAGTATTCGTAAGTATGCAGTAGGAACTTTCTCAACATTAATCGCCACGTTAGTATTTCTAGGAACGCATACTGATCAAGCCCATGCGAGTGAAAATACCAACGCGGCAGTTGAAAAAGCACAGCAAAATACTGAATCCCAAACATCACGAGACAAAAATAGTAATCCAAATGATGCAATAACAATTCAAAATGATCAAACTTCTGATCAAACTGTAGAAATTAATAAGCAGTCAAAATTTGTAGACAAAACATCTACAGAAAAAAAGGCTTTAGAAACTCAAACAAGCGAAAAAGAAATTACTAATTCGACATCAACATCTATTAAAGAAAAAATAGAAGAAAGTTCGCCAGTTACTAAAGAAGAAAAAACAAATGAACTGAAAGAAAAATCTTCACCAATCGTAGGGAAGCAATCTTCGAATCAAAGTAAACAGAAAGTTAAATTCTCTAGTTCAAAATCAGTTAAACAAATTGATGATAAGATAGATACACCTAGAGAATCTAAGTCGGATAACAGACAGAAAATTGATAGCAAAAACATTTCTAAACTGACAAATCTTACTCAAGAAATTCAAAGTAAATTATTAGAAGTTGAAACTATAGAACCTTCAAATCCTCACATTGAAGAAGCGAAAAAATTAACTGTAGAAAGTAGTAGTTTCACTCAATCTAGTAATGTTTCGCAACAATCACTTTTAGACTTAGTTACAAGATTAGAGCAAACACGTAATTCATTAGCAAATGTGATTACTCGTTCTCAATCAGGTAAACGCGATCCAAGAAACGGTCAACAAATTGAAAAGGGGACTAATTTTAGATTTACAACTTTAAATGGTCGTTGGAATGCCGGTAGAAACGTCATTGTGTACCAACGTAACTATGCGTCATTACCTGATGGTAGGGCGTTAGGTACTGGTCAACAAAAAAACGGTGTAGAAGGTATAACTTCTAGAAAGACCGTTATGCGTGCTTATTATAAACATGAAGGTAATTCAAAATACTTAGTTTATGATGTATTCTTCAATAATGACGGCGTTAACTTTATATCACCTGGATCACAACAACGTTTAGGTATGGCTTTGCTATTACCATATAAAGTAATGAAATTAAATTCAGATGGTTCGTTCGCTAGCGATTCAGTTAGAAATCTATCTTACGCAGCTTACGAAAAAAGAAGTGGTAGAAATAGTCTATTAAGTGAATCACCTAGCGATTTTATTATCGATCCAGATAATAGTACGCAAATGATTGATATGCTAAGAAGTAATCAGCATGATTTTGGTCATACAACATTTTATCTTAGTTTCGGTGTTCGTCCAGGTAGAAGCTTTAATAGTGATGCGAACGAATATTTCCATTCTAATAGAAATAACCCTGATTTGAGAAAAGCTGTTGAAGACCAACGAGGCATTTTTAGTGGATGGAACTATGGTATTGGTATTCAAGTCGACCCTAACCATCCAGAAGGTGCTAATCGAGCGTATCACATGCATCTTGAAGTTAAATTAAGAGATAATGTAACAACTGCCGAGCTTGAAAATGCTTGGTCATATGCCAATACAGCTGCTATGGGTGGTGTAAGTAAATCTGCTTATACAGTTTTATCAGGTCGTATATTACCTGAAGATGGTGCACTGCCATCTATCGAGAACCAACCACCTGTGAAACCAACAATTAACTCTGATTTAGTAGGCAAAGCAACAACGACAACAGTTATTGATGTATCTACAGATCCGAATACTAAAGTAGAAATTTTCGATAAAAATGGCAATAAAATTGGTACAGGTACAACAGATTCTAGTGGACATGCATACATTACGCCAACTCGTCCTATACCTGAAGGTAATGTCACTGCGAAAGCATATAATCACAGCGATGAATCAAAAGTTTCAACATCTGATCCTAAATTTGCAACTGACACAATTCCACCTACAACACCTGTAATTAACACAAGATTAGTTTACAAAGCTGGTACATTAACACCGATTGATGTTTCTACTGATCCAAATACACAAGTTGCATTAATAGATAAAAATGGTCGTATTTTTGGTGCAGGTACAACAGATAGTAGTGGTCATGTAATAATTACGCCAGATCGTGTTATTCCTGAAGGTAATGTGACTGCCAAAGCAACTGATAATGCTTTACATCCAAATAGTTCGGTTTCGATACCTGTTCAAGCAACAACGCTTATACCTGTGATGAAACCAGTAATTAATACAGATGTTGCGGGTAAAGCTTTCTCTTCACCAGTTATCGACATTACATCTACTCCAAATACGCGAGTTGAGCTATTAGATAAAAATAATAATGTCATCGGTCGTGGTATTACTGGCTCTAACGGACATGTTAATATTACACCTGATCATTATCTTTTCGAGGGTAATATCACAGCGAAAGCATATGATCAAACTGATGAAACTAATAATGCAACATCTGATCCAAGACACGTTACAGATACAACACCACCTAGAAAACCAGTAATTAATACTAACTTAGTTAATAAAGTAGGGACACGAACACCTATAGATGTTTCTACAGATGTATTGACTAGAGTAGAGATTTTTGATGAAAATGGTAAAAGTTACGGTGTAGTTCTTACTGAAATGGACGGTCACGGTATTATTACGCCAAGAGAGCCACTACCTTTAGGAAAAATCTATGCACGTGCTACAGATGGTGCAGAAACACCTAATTCAATTGATTCTGATCATGTACCAGTAACAGATACTATTCCACCAACAGTTCCAACTGTTGATACAGATTTAACAGGAAAAGCGACTACTTTAACTCCTATAACTGTCACTACTGATCCAAATACACGAGTGGATTTAATTGATAAAAATGGGCATATTATAGGTACTGGCACAACAGACGGAAATGGTCATGTCATCATTACTCCTACAACTCCAATTGTCGAAGGTAATGTCATTGCTAAAGCTTATGACCCTGCTAACAACGTTTCAACGTCTGCACCTAGAAAAGCGACGGATACTACACCACCAACTAAACCTAGAGTTACTTCACCTTTAGGAGGAAAAGCAGGTACGACTGATCCTGTTACAGTTACAACTGATCCGAATACGAATGTTCAATTATTAGATAAAAATGGGCAGATCATAGGAACTGGAACTACAGATAGTTCAGGTCGTGTCAATATTACACCAACAAGACCTATTCCAGAAGGTAATGTTACGGCTAAAGCAATTGATAATGCGGAACATCCGAATAGCTCTACATCTGATCCTGTTAAAGCAACTGATACAACGCCACCGACTAAACCTAGAGTTACTTCACCTTTAGGAGGAAAAGCAGGTACGACTGATCCTGTTACAGTTACAACTGATCCGAATACGAATGTTCAATTATTAGATACAAATGGGCAGATCATAGGAACTGGAACTACAGATAGTTCAGGTCGTGTCAATATTACACCAACAAGACCTATTCCAGAAGGTAATGTTACGGCTAAAGCAATTGATAATGCGGAACATCCGAATAGCTCTACATCTGATCCTGTTAAAGCAACTGATACAACGCCACCGACTAAACCTAGAGTGACAACACCGTTAGGTGGAAAAGCGACTACTTTAACACCTGTTGAAGTAACTACGGATCCAAATACAAGTGTTCAATTATTAGATAAAGATGGTCGTGTGATTGGTTCGGGTACGACTGGTGCTAATGGACGTGTTACAATCACGCCAACTCGTCCTATTCCGGAAGGTAATGTCACTGCCAAGGCGACTGATAATGCAGAACATCCGAATAGCTCTACGTCTGATCCTGTTAAAGCAACTGATACAACGCCACCGACTAAACCTAGAGTGACAACACCGTTAGGTGGAAAAGCGACTACTTTAACACCGATTGAAGTAACTACGGATCCAAATACAAGTGTTCAATTATTAGATAAGGATGGTCGTGTGATTGGTTCGGGTACGACTGGTGCTAATGGACGTGTTACAATCACGCCAACTCGTCCTATACCGGAAGGTAATGTAACTGCGAAAGCTTACGATAATGCAGAACACCCAAATGTCTCAACTTCTGAACCTAAAAAAGCGACTGATACTACACCTCCTACGGAACCAGTTGTGACAAATGATTTAACTGGTAAAGCGACTACTAAAACACCGATTACGGTTACAACGGATCCAAATACCCATGTTGATTTACTTGATAAAGATAATCATGTAATAGGTTCAGGTACGACGGATAGTAATGGTCGAGTTACAATTACACCAACGGTGCCTATTCCTGAAGGTAATGTACGCGCTAAAGCGACTGATAATGCGGAACATCCAAACAGTTCACTTTCTCAACCGAAGAAAGCGACTGATACTACACCGCCAGGTAGCCCAATCGTTAATACTGATTTAACTGGTAAGGCGACTACTCGAACACCTGTTGACGTATCTTCTGATCCGAACACTCGTATTGAGTTACTAGATAAAGATAATCACGTGATTGGTTCTGGTACGACGGATAGTAATGGTCGAGTTACAATTACACCAACGGTGCCTATCCCTGAAGGTAATGTACGTGCTAAAGCGACTGATAATGCGGAACATCCAAACAGTTCACTTTCTCAACCGAAAAAAGCGACTGATACTACACCGCCAGGTAGCCCAATCGTTAATACTGATTTAACTGGTAAGGCAACAACTAAAACTCCAGTTGATGTGTCTTCTGATCCGAACACTCGCATTGAGTTACTAGATAAAGATAATCATGTGATTGGAACAGGTACGACTGGTGCTAATGGTCATGTCATCATTACGCCAACTCAACCTATACCGGAAGGTAATGTTACTGCGAAAGCTTACGATAATGCAGAACATCCAAATAGTTCTACATCTCAACCGAAAAAAGCGACCGATACTACACCTCCTACGGAACCAGTTGTGACAAATGATTTAACTGGTAAAGCGACAACTAAAACACCGATTACGGTTACAACGGATCCAAATACTCATGTTGATTTACTTGATAAAGATAACAACGTGATTGGTTCTGGTACGACGGATAGTAATGGTCGAGTTACAATTACACCAACGGTGCCTATCCCTGAAGGTAATGTACGTGCTAAAGCGACTGATAATGCGGAACATCCAAACAGTTCACTTTCTCA contains the following coding sequences:
- a CDS encoding dynamin family protein — translated: MTNNEQLDILYKLKKEVEKSKNSTLIHTINQVIKKVYLNQYTASFVGHFSAGKSTLINLLLEQDILPSSPVPTTSNTAIVSVADKQEIIANLENQQYTKLKTYDEVKKMNRLNVDVESVEINFPSSKFKNGFTLQDTPGVDSNVATHQSTTEQFMYTSNILFYTVDYNHVQSALNFQFIKRMNDVGIPVIFIINQIDKHNEDEITFETFKQRVNKSIEDWDIKLTDIFYVTKFDHPENELSRLSQYLVEKDNYREPIENYVNRTVKFITEAQLGYIQNELQYILEQLNINEDEFEQAYAKFQQNQAVSEEARLLNNPDQLLSFLKQKRKDILDNAYIMTHDMREDIRHYLESMSDDFKVGGLLNKKKKKQEEQEARLQNVVSKLQDKVNQQIRQPLREDMSFLTRFINSSEVNHDVLNQHYEIDSSLFSNLYQPQTSISNTYVLTFSDEVLKAITNFVEKQSNPLFNQAIDHTQAQGLTEETNDDLQIYEHYIELQNLKESLTTKNYQHYYIHMDDSLDKLIGRTEANYIVESNDQVLEKEEKASDENSNERNTKKVNIQEALNIIEPVPLFDRTKNDIKDTLERLENKLVKIGVFGTFSAGKSSLINALLGGQYLVSSPNPTTAATTELSYGEDSQITLKTEEQLLNELNQLIEYHNVSFESLEAFVQSDVQQLKNKLEKNQLAFVSAAHKHFSMYKDMLDEGVKHTISQEEIKKWSAEDEFATFVKTVHINLPLEWLKGKIIVDSLGLHSNNQRHTNETEQILTSSDLILYVSYFNHSFTDNDKNFIEHMKEMNQLNENQAFKMVINAVDLAENSDDLAAVKHYVKDALTQVNLKSDIFGVSSRQALRGNDEGINQLRHSIDQFVEVDSNIILEQQMVKQLEQINISFEEMIHDYKTNQSHIEQRQQQLKKYQNEQRLPNQLLFTTEQHTNNEVEDQIYHLNGRLKLQLLDDVKSIYNSQMTQNSDFNDEKKISSKAFLDQIHQRLYLEQSLLVERIKKYYNRQLSEQVAPTIQKLNQLHVFINTDFSIMPNFTEKAFLRVDLNDMINALPKQLTKRRILNPNTQRELQELISSNTLELLQNQISEFRQALIQYVASMNKEAEEKLAQIEDEIQDQIDELLSFNLDNTLIEQLRIANQKLNALLK
- a CDS encoding 5'-3' exonuclease, with product MENRVLLVDGMALLFRHFYATSLHNQFMYNSKGIPTNGIQGFVRHIFTAINEINPSHVAVCWDMGQSTFRNDMYTDYKQNRPAPPEELIPQFDYVKEISDQFGFINVGMTNYEADDVIGTLARTFSDNNEVHIITGDKDLLQCINNNVEVWLIKKGFNIYNRYTLARFNEEYQLNPQQLIDIKAFMGDSADGYPGVKGIGEKTALKLIQTYGSVENVLSNIDQLTPAQRKKIEADKDNLTLSKRLAEIYTEVPLNSVEIYRDMAYAHSLNQILSICNEHELYVSGKYISTKL